Proteins from one Gloeocapsa sp. DLM2.Bin57 genomic window:
- a CDS encoding metal ABC transporter ATP-binding protein, whose translation MTPVITLNQVSAGYQSTTVIENINLVVNELDFIGLIGPNGGGKTTLIKVLLGLIKPQTGKVTILDRPVTEGRKYLGYVPQLLEFDREFPIRVEDVVRMGRLGKRRLFQPYNAKDEEMVTRSLAQVGLLELRSRSIGQLSGGERQRVYLARALASEPRILLLDEPTANVDTKVQNSIYELLKHLNEFMTIILISHDLSAVSTYVKTVGCLNRHLFYHHDKLITAEMIEQTYQCPIDLIAHGIPHRVFPKHSQS comes from the coding sequence ATGACTCCAGTAATCACTCTTAATCAAGTTTCCGCGGGATATCAATCTACTACGGTGATTGAAAATATTAACCTAGTAGTTAACGAACTCGATTTTATTGGTTTGATTGGTCCTAATGGTGGAGGGAAAACAACTTTAATCAAGGTTTTGTTAGGATTAATTAAACCCCAAACAGGAAAAGTAACTATTCTCGATCGCCCTGTCACCGAGGGGAGAAAATATCTCGGTTATGTACCCCAATTATTAGAGTTTGACCGTGAGTTTCCCATTCGTGTAGAGGATGTAGTCAGAATGGGAAGACTTGGTAAGCGTCGTCTCTTTCAACCTTATAACGCTAAAGATGAGGAGATGGTTACTCGGAGTTTAGCACAGGTAGGCTTATTAGAACTGCGATCGCGTTCCATTGGACAACTTTCAGGGGGTGAACGTCAACGGGTTTATTTAGCGCGCGCTTTAGCTTCTGAACCCAGAATCTTACTTTTAGACGAACCGACAGCTAATGTAGATACCAAGGTACAAAATAGTATCTATGAGCTACTTAAACACCTTAACGAATTTATGACCATTATTCTAATTTCCCACGATTTAAGCGCAGTTTCTACCTATGTTAAAACCGTCGGTTGTCTCAACCGTCATCTTTTTTACCATCATGATAAACTAATCACAGCAGAGATGATTGAGCAAACCTATCAATGTCCTATTGATTTAATTGCTCATGGTATTCCCCATCGAGTTTTTCCTAAACATTCTCAATCTTAG